One part of the Deltaproteobacteria bacterium genome encodes these proteins:
- a CDS encoding FAD-dependent oxidoreductase, with amino-acid sequence MHQFNYLFTPIDVGTMEIRNRIVMLPLTTGFCENDETVGNRFIAFYAARAKGGVGLIIVPFSPVIAGSPMEPGLYDDRFIPDVRRLTNTIHAYGAKIAAQLITSYHVILNDGVPEVVGPSPVLNQMMRCTPRPLTVEEIHRIVKEYGQAARRARQGGFDAVEVLVGGGYLLNRFLSPISNKREDEYGGSLENRMRIILEVIESMRREVGKDFPIGCRLNVEEQMEGGHTIEDSREVVRILEKADIQMINIYTGWHEAPVPTVQASLPKGAFAHLAEKVKGWVGIPVIAANRINDPLVAEAILAEGKADLVGMARALLADPELPNKAKEGKSDEIVPCIACSNCLTEILTSYKDWGKPVSTSCTVNPRAGKEVESVIKLAERSKKVFVIGGGPGGMEAAITAAVRGHKVTLYDRGNELGGKLLIASLPPYKDEIKSLAKSLAIRTEKAGVEIRLQSDVRPKTIEEGKPDVLISATGATSLIPPIPGVDGRNVVLAEDVLTGRKTVSGNVLVIGGGMVGCETAEFLFEHAQDVTHITVLEMLNRMADNVSPTYRPFFLTRLKKAGIKMETNATVQEITQQGVTVNQKGVATFIKGDFVVLAVGYTANNPFNEKIQERIPEVYSIGDCVKPRMIKEAIEEGFWIGTKI; translated from the coding sequence TTTTCCCCGGTTATCGCAGGATCGCCTATGGAACCAGGCTTATACGATGACCGCTTTATTCCGGACGTACGCAGATTAACAAACACAATTCACGCTTACGGGGCGAAGATTGCCGCACAGCTCATCACCTCTTATCATGTGATACTGAATGATGGGGTTCCTGAAGTGGTGGGTCCATCGCCGGTATTAAACCAGATGATGCGCTGCACGCCGAGACCGCTTACTGTTGAAGAAATTCACCGTATTGTAAAGGAATACGGACAGGCGGCCCGCAGAGCCCGACAGGGCGGCTTTGACGCTGTCGAGGTGCTTGTAGGCGGAGGCTATCTGCTGAATCGCTTCCTGTCTCCCATCAGCAATAAACGTGAAGATGAATACGGCGGCAGCCTGGAAAACAGGATGAGGATTATTCTCGAAGTTATAGAAAGCATGAGGAGAGAAGTAGGGAAAGACTTTCCTATCGGTTGCCGTCTCAATGTCGAAGAGCAAATGGAGGGAGGTCACACCATAGAGGATTCCAGGGAAGTGGTGCGAATCCTTGAAAAGGCAGATATCCAGATGATTAACATCTACACCGGCTGGCATGAGGCGCCTGTGCCCACCGTCCAGGCATCACTTCCGAAAGGCGCCTTCGCGCATCTTGCAGAGAAGGTGAAAGGCTGGGTCGGCATCCCTGTCATTGCAGCCAATCGAATAAATGACCCTCTTGTTGCCGAAGCGATATTGGCCGAAGGGAAGGCTGATCTGGTCGGTATGGCCAGGGCGCTGTTAGCCGATCCCGAACTTCCCAATAAGGCAAAAGAAGGAAAAAGTGATGAGATTGTTCCCTGCATAGCATGTTCCAACTGCCTCACGGAGATCCTCACCTCATACAAAGATTGGGGAAAACCGGTATCAACATCATGCACGGTCAATCCTCGTGCGGGAAAAGAGGTGGAATCTGTTATCAAGCTTGCTGAAAGGTCAAAAAAGGTATTCGTTATCGGCGGCGGTCCGGGCGGAATGGAGGCGGCGATAACAGCGGCGGTAAGAGGCCACAAAGTTACCCTTTATGACAGGGGAAATGAGTTAGGGGGAAAACTTCTCATCGCCTCTCTGCCACCTTACAAAGATGAAATTAAGTCTCTGGCAAAGAGCCTGGCGATCCGGACGGAAAAGGCCGGTGTGGAAATCAGGCTGCAGAGTGACGTGCGACCGAAGACAATAGAGGAAGGGAAGCCGGATGTCCTGATATCGGCAACCGGCGCTACATCACTTATTCCGCCTATCCCTGGTGTTGATGGTCGAAATGTCGTCCTGGCGGAAGACGTGTTGACCGGCCGCAAGACCGTAAGCGGCAATGTTCTGGTTATCGGAGGCGGCATGGTGGGCTGCGAGACGGCGGAATTTCTCTTCGAGCACGCACAAGATGTAACCCATATAACCGTCTTAGAGATGTTGAACCGAATGGCGGATAATGTATCTCCCACGTACAGGCCTTTCTTTCTCACACGGTTGAAAAAAGCAGGAATCAAAATGGAAACGAACGCAACCGTACAAGAGATAACGCAACAGGGTGTAACGGTAAACCAGAAAGGAGTCGCCACCTTTATCAAAGGAGATTTCGTCGTGCTTGCTGTGGGCTATACGGCGAACAACCCGTTCAATGAAAAGATCCAGGAAAGAATTCCGGAGGTCTATTCCATCGGAGATTGTGTTAAGCCCCGCATGATAAAAGAGGCTATTGAAGAAGGTTTTTGGATCGGCACAAAAATTTAG
- a CDS encoding MBL fold metallo-hydrolase, whose translation MNTHQRYASLPEKLADGLWLLGNSYFNLYLARGDKASAFMEMGVSAMADEVADQLGKMGVTPDYLIVMHPHGDHLNGLPILREYFPSARVIAGEGAPEFLVHPKTAAGLISDDRYFSEFLARKGLGSTRPPLREAPSLEGAVIVQDNEELDLGGLTLKFLDVEGHALGNLAVYIPEIRTLMPSDSLGFRIPALGFFPIFFTGYDAYMATLDRLEALDPEILGLPHQGPLFGEEIREAFMTARQNAKSLWETIRNDLRSEEEIIAEIYRDYYRDELTLYTPENIITCCKLLIRRSRA comes from the coding sequence ATGAATACACATCAAAGATATGCCTCATTACCGGAAAAATTGGCCGACGGCCTTTGGCTTCTGGGGAATTCCTATTTTAATCTCTATCTGGCACGGGGGGATAAGGCCTCCGCCTTTATGGAGATGGGGGTCTCCGCTATGGCTGATGAAGTTGCCGACCAGCTCGGAAAAATGGGGGTAACTCCTGATTATCTCATAGTGATGCACCCCCACGGGGATCATTTGAATGGTCTTCCGATCCTGCGGGAGTACTTCCCCTCTGCCCGGGTGATTGCCGGTGAGGGAGCCCCGGAATTTCTCGTCCATCCCAAGACGGCGGCCGGCCTTATTTCGGATGATCGCTATTTTTCAGAGTTTCTCGCCCGGAAGGGTCTTGGCAGCACTCGCCCGCCGCTCCGGGAAGCTCCTTCATTGGAAGGAGCGGTCATTGTGCAGGATAATGAAGAATTGGACCTGGGCGGTCTTACCCTCAAGTTTCTTGATGTAGAGGGGCATGCCCTGGGGAATCTTGCCGTTTACATCCCTGAGATCAGGACCCTGATGCCCTCGGACAGCCTTGGATTTCGTATTCCCGCTCTTGGCTTTTTCCCCATTTTTTTTACGGGTTACGATGCTTACATGGCAACCCTGGACCGCTTGGAGGCTCTCGATCCTGAGATCCTTGGTCTTCCCCATCAGGGCCCTCTTTTTGGCGAGGAGATCCGGGAAGCATTCATGACGGCCCGTCAAAACGCAAAAAGTCTGTGGGAAACAATACGGAACGATCTGAGGTCTGAAGAAGAGATCATTGCAGAAATTTATAGAGATTATTACCGGGACGAGCTCACCCTCTACACGCCTGAGAACATAATCACCTGCTGTAAACTGCTTATTCGCCGGAGCAGGGCATGA
- a CDS encoding NAD(P)H-dependent oxidoreductase yields the protein MNVLVVVAHPNVQSFNRAIAETAVLTLQRNGHNVRFHDLYEERFDPVLPDVEIPKDAFLQPAIERHCSEAASAEGFVIVHPNWWGQPPAILKGWIDRVFRPGVAYEFQEGDSGEGVPSGLLRANAAIVFNTSNTSKEREMEAFGDPLEILWKNCIFDLCGVKNFYRKMFGIIVTSTPVERREWLKEVEKTINHYFPAILSSKQK from the coding sequence ATGAATGTATTAGTAGTCGTCGCACATCCGAATGTACAGAGTTTCAATCGGGCCATTGCTGAAACCGCTGTACTAACGTTGCAAAGAAACGGGCATAACGTCCGGTTTCACGACCTCTATGAGGAAAGATTTGATCCCGTCCTCCCGGATGTGGAAATCCCTAAGGATGCTTTCCTGCAACCTGCCATTGAAAGGCATTGTTCGGAAGCAGCTTCTGCGGAGGGATTTGTGATCGTTCATCCGAACTGGTGGGGACAACCACCCGCAATCCTCAAAGGATGGATTGACAGGGTGTTCCGGCCCGGAGTGGCCTATGAATTTCAAGAAGGCGACAGTGGCGAAGGGGTTCCCAGCGGGCTGCTGAGGGCCAATGCTGCCATTGTATTCAATACGTCGAATACATCAAAGGAAAGGGAAATGGAGGCATTTGGTGATCCCCTTGAAATTCTATGGAAAAACTGTATATTCGATCTTTGCGGAGTGAAGAATTTCTATCGAAAAATGTTTGGGATTATCGTCACGAGCACACCGGTGGAGCGCAGAGAGTGGCTCAAAGAAGTGGAAAAGACGATCAATCACTATTTCCCTGCGATTCTATCATCAAAACAGAAGTAA
- a CDS encoding class I SAM-dependent methyltransferase: MDSRTVSKRFDRIAWIYDFMESPMEMISVSAWRRELLSNVRGKVLEVGVGTGKNLPYYPEGIELTGMDISLKMLERAKQRADTLKIKAELLLMDIEKMTFPDRYFDTIVSTFVFCSVPDPIQGLREVKRVLKDDGVALFLEHVRSENWFLGKMMDIFNPMVRSLIGPNINRRTVENIRKAGLNIISVENMGRSKIMKKIKATRPVDEK, translated from the coding sequence GTGGACAGCAGAACAGTAAGTAAGCGCTTTGACCGTATCGCCTGGATTTACGATTTCATGGAATCCCCAATGGAGATGATCTCGGTTTCTGCGTGGAGAAGAGAGCTGCTGTCAAACGTCAGGGGAAAGGTTTTGGAGGTGGGCGTGGGAACGGGGAAGAACCTGCCCTATTATCCGGAGGGGATCGAACTTACAGGCATGGACATCAGCCTCAAGATGCTGGAGAGGGCGAAACAAAGAGCCGATACTTTAAAAATTAAAGCCGAGCTGCTCTTAATGGACATCGAAAAGATGACCTTTCCTGATCGATACTTCGACACTATCGTTTCAACATTCGTTTTTTGTTCCGTACCCGATCCTATTCAAGGACTGCGGGAAGTGAAAAGAGTCCTCAAAGATGACGGCGTAGCTCTTTTTCTGGAACATGTAAGAAGCGAAAACTGGTTCCTCGGCAAAATGATGGACATTTTCAACCCCATGGTACGATCACTCATCGGCCCGAACATCAATCGCAGGACGGTGGAAAACATCCGGAAGGCCGGACTGAACATCATTTCTGTGGAAAATATGGGGAGATCGAAGATTATGAAGAAGATAAAAGCGACACGCCCCGTTGATGAAAAGTGA
- the ettA gene encoding energy-dependent translational throttle protein EttA — MATETTKVIYSMIGVSRYYDKKPVLKDICLSYFYGAKIGVLGLNGSGKSSLLRILAAVDQDFNGNTILSPGYTVGFLEQEPRLDEAKKVREIVEEGAQETVALLNEFNRITERFSEPMSDDEMNKLIERQGEVQEKLDVLDAWDLDARLEMAMDALRCPPGDTPVNVLSGGERRRVALCRLLLQKPDILLLDEPTNHLDAETVAWLEHHLQRYPGTIIAVTHDRYFLDNVAGWILELDRAQGIPWQGNYSSWLEQKQKRLQVEEKRETERQRTLQRELEWIRMSPKGRHAKSKARINSYDALLKQEGEKTARDLQIYIPPGPRLGKVVIEAEKVSKAYGDRLLVDGMSFSLPPGGIVGIIGPNGAGKTTLFRMITGQETPDSGTIRIGETVKLAYMDQSRDVLDPDKSIWEVISEGYDTIQLGNIEVNSRAYVARFNFSGTDQQKKVGTLSGGERNRVHLARMLKEGANVLLLDEPTNDLDVNTLRALEEALENFAGCAVVISHDRWFLDRIATHILAFEGDSKTVWFDGNYSEYEADRKSRLGAAADQPHRIKYRQLTRM, encoded by the coding sequence ATGGCAACTGAAACAACGAAAGTCATCTACTCCATGATCGGGGTGAGCAGGTATTACGACAAAAAACCGGTACTGAAGGATATTTGCCTGTCCTATTTCTACGGTGCGAAGATAGGTGTTCTGGGTCTTAACGGCTCCGGAAAGAGTTCTCTCCTGCGCATTCTGGCAGCAGTTGATCAGGACTTCAACGGCAATACGATACTTTCCCCGGGTTATACAGTCGGGTTTCTCGAACAGGAGCCACGACTGGACGAAGCGAAAAAAGTGCGGGAAATTGTGGAGGAGGGAGCGCAGGAAACGGTTGCACTGCTCAATGAATTCAACCGTATCACAGAACGATTCAGCGAACCGATGTCGGATGATGAGATGAACAAGCTCATCGAACGTCAGGGGGAGGTTCAGGAGAAGCTTGACGTCCTCGACGCCTGGGATCTGGATGCGCGGCTGGAAATGGCGATGGACGCCCTGCGCTGCCCGCCCGGAGACACTCCGGTGAATGTCCTTTCCGGCGGGGAGAGGCGGCGCGTGGCACTCTGCAGGCTTCTGCTTCAGAAGCCGGACATACTCCTTCTGGATGAACCGACCAACCATCTTGACGCCGAAACGGTCGCCTGGCTGGAGCACCACCTGCAGCGTTATCCCGGCACCATCATTGCCGTGACCCATGACCGGTATTTTCTCGACAATGTGGCGGGATGGATACTGGAGCTGGACCGGGCCCAGGGTATTCCCTGGCAAGGCAACTATTCGTCATGGCTGGAACAGAAGCAGAAACGCCTTCAAGTAGAGGAAAAAAGAGAGACCGAGCGGCAGCGGACCCTGCAGCGTGAACTGGAATGGATAAGAATGTCGCCGAAGGGAAGGCATGCGAAATCAAAAGCACGTATCAATTCCTATGATGCGCTTCTGAAACAGGAGGGCGAAAAGACAGCCAGGGACCTGCAAATATATATCCCCCCGGGACCGCGACTGGGTAAGGTGGTCATTGAGGCCGAAAAAGTGAGCAAGGCTTACGGCGACCGGCTCCTGGTAGATGGGATGTCCTTCTCTCTGCCGCCGGGCGGTATTGTGGGAATAATCGGCCCAAACGGTGCAGGGAAAACCACTCTGTTCCGAATGATTACGGGCCAGGAAACGCCCGACTCCGGTACGATCAGGATAGGTGAAACGGTCAAGCTGGCCTACATGGATCAGAGCAGGGACGTTCTCGATCCCGATAAGTCCATCTGGGAGGTAATCTCTGAAGGTTACGACACAATCCAGCTCGGGAATATCGAAGTCAACTCCCGTGCCTATGTAGCACGGTTCAATTTTTCCGGGACCGACCAGCAGAAAAAGGTCGGCACACTTTCCGGAGGCGAGCGAAATCGAGTCCATCTGGCGCGGATGCTGAAGGAGGGGGCCAATGTGCTCCTCCTCGACGAACCGACCAATGACCTCGACGTGAATACCCTGCGCGCCCTGGAGGAAGCGCTGGAGAACTTTGCCGGTTGTGCCGTGGTGATCAGCCATGACCGCTGGTTCCTCGACCGTATCGCCACCCACATTCTTGCCTTCGAGGGTGACAGCAAAACAGTCTGGTTTGATGGAAACTACTCCGAGTATGAAGCGGACAGAAAATCCCGCCTCGGCGCCGCGGCCGATCAGCCACACCGGATAAAATACCGGCAGTTGACGAGGATGTAG
- the thiE gene encoding thiamine phosphate synthase encodes MRGVYLVTDRTLCGNKSLEDVVLQALRGGVMCVQLREKDVSTRFFVEEARKIKALTAQFRAPLIINDRLDVALAVKVDGVHIGQEDMPYAEARNLMGPQAIIGLSVETWDDVVQAEELDVDYLGVSPIFETPTKTDTKGSWGLEGLARIKAYSRHPLVAIGGLNASNAADAVMAGADGIAVVSAICAAPDPLHASQELHDIIQAALNKRVT; translated from the coding sequence GTGCGAGGAGTATACCTGGTTACCGACCGCACATTATGCGGCAACAAATCACTTGAAGATGTGGTGCTCCAGGCCCTGCGGGGCGGGGTTATGTGTGTACAATTGCGTGAGAAAGATGTATCAACCCGTTTTTTCGTAGAAGAGGCACGGAAAATAAAGGCGCTTACAGCCCAATTCCGGGCGCCTCTCATCATAAACGACCGCCTTGATGTGGCCCTTGCCGTAAAAGTCGATGGAGTTCATATCGGTCAGGAAGACATGCCTTATGCGGAAGCCAGGAATCTCATGGGACCTCAGGCAATTATCGGCCTCTCCGTGGAAACCTGGGATGATGTGGTGCAGGCCGAGGAACTCGATGTCGACTATCTCGGTGTCAGTCCCATTTTTGAGACGCCGACGAAAACCGACACAAAAGGGAGCTGGGGACTGGAGGGACTGGCCAGAATTAAGGCATATTCACGCCACCCGCTGGTAGCTATCGGCGGCCTCAACGCATCCAACGCTGCTGATGCGGTCATGGCGGGCGCCGACGGTATCGCTGTTGTATCCGCTATCTGCGCTGCTCCCGATCCTTTACATGCTTCACAGGAACTTCACGACATCATCCAGGCAGCTTTAAATAAGAGAGTGACCTAA
- the thiM gene encoding hydroxyethylthiazole kinase: MKVSASSIWSSIKEIRQNSPVVHNITNYVVMNNSANALLAIGASPVMAHAEEEVEDMVNISGALVINIGTLSPQWIRAMLRAVYQARKQNIPIILDPVGAGATTYRTNTAQELIQEVPPAIIRGNASEIMAILDDDAKTKGVESIASSHSAVAAARLINKTYGSVVCVSGETDYIIYGDDVTKVMNGHPMMTKVTGMGCIATALCGAFAAVNHAYAEAAAQAMAVMGIAGEIAAENVPGPGSLQVRFLDALYRLTEEDINNYLRSEG, encoded by the coding sequence ATGAAAGTTTCTGCATCCAGTATCTGGTCATCCATCAAAGAGATCCGACAGAATTCACCGGTGGTTCACAATATCACCAATTATGTTGTCATGAACAACTCGGCCAACGCACTGCTGGCTATCGGAGCCTCGCCGGTTATGGCGCATGCAGAGGAGGAAGTGGAAGATATGGTAAACATTTCTGGCGCTCTGGTCATTAACATCGGGACACTGAGCCCCCAGTGGATACGAGCGATGCTCCGGGCTGTGTATCAGGCCAGAAAACAGAATATTCCGATTATTCTGGATCCCGTTGGGGCAGGAGCAACCACCTACCGCACAAACACGGCGCAGGAGTTAATTCAGGAAGTACCGCCGGCAATCATTCGGGGTAACGCCTCGGAAATAATGGCTATCCTGGATGACGATGCGAAAACAAAAGGGGTGGAAAGTATCGCCTCCTCCCATTCGGCAGTGGCCGCCGCCCGCCTGATAAACAAGACTTACGGAAGCGTTGTCTGTGTCAGCGGAGAAACGGACTATATCATTTATGGTGATGACGTAACGAAGGTCATGAACGGACACCCCATGATGACGAAAGTCACCGGTATGGGGTGTATTGCAACCGCTCTCTGCGGCGCCTTTGCTGCCGTCAACCACGCATACGCCGAGGCGGCGGCCCAGGCAATGGCGGTTATGGGTATTGCCGGAGAGATTGCCGCGGAAAATGTTCCGGGGCCGGGAAGTCTGCAAGTTCGTTTTCTCGACGCCCTTTACCGGCTGACAGAAGAAGATATCAATAATTACCTCAGGAGTGAGGGGTGA
- a CDS encoding sensor domain-containing diguanylate cyclase, whose amino-acid sequence MDKIKQIIETLKINQDIAQKFFEIETSILSILNFKDFLEKLLTEIQDKREIPYVWISMIDKSDLTDMIQKSAPSEILTERTNIIDRDVFLKLIKNKTEPILVNDDLTAFSTLLPPQYKDHIRSLAIAPLTLDGEIIGSLNHGDHSESRYLPDMETSLLKQLATIVSICLSNVMAHERLNFLASRDSLTGLLNRRVMEQILKREFERSVRYRTPLTVVFLDVDDFKMVNDRYGHKAGDDVLKYVATNSLHMTRGTDIVARFAGDEFVIILPNTPFDEAHEFANRLKTFFVNYPMDFEGTAIHVSISYGLSYAGDGTDNAMSLLKRADKMLYKAKKKKSTRHSHL is encoded by the coding sequence ATGGATAAGATCAAACAAATTATTGAAACACTGAAAATAAATCAAGATATTGCTCAAAAATTCTTCGAGATCGAAACGAGCATTTTATCAATCCTCAATTTTAAGGATTTTTTAGAAAAACTGTTAACGGAAATCCAGGATAAAAGAGAGATTCCCTATGTATGGATTTCAATGATTGATAAGAGTGATCTCACTGACATGATTCAAAAATCGGCGCCATCGGAAATCCTGACAGAGCGCACGAATATCATCGACAGAGATGTATTTCTGAAACTTATCAAGAATAAGACAGAGCCTATCCTCGTTAATGATGATTTAACCGCCTTCTCTACATTGCTTCCCCCACAGTATAAAGATCATATCAGGTCTCTTGCCATTGCTCCACTAACACTTGACGGCGAGATTATCGGCAGCCTTAACCATGGCGACCATTCAGAGTCCAGATACCTGCCTGATATGGAAACAAGCCTCCTTAAACAACTTGCCACTATTGTCTCTATCTGTCTGTCGAATGTTATGGCCCATGAAAGACTCAATTTTTTAGCATCGAGAGACTCACTCACAGGGTTGTTAAATCGCAGGGTTATGGAACAAATCCTCAAAAGGGAGTTTGAGAGATCCGTACGATACAGAACACCTCTGACTGTCGTCTTCCTCGACGTGGATGACTTCAAGATGGTAAATGATCGATACGGTCATAAAGCCGGTGATGATGTGCTTAAGTACGTGGCAACCAATTCGTTGCACATGACTCGCGGGACCGACATCGTCGCGAGATTTGCGGGCGATGAGTTTGTCATAATTCTTCCAAATACGCCCTTTGACGAAGCACATGAATTTGCAAATCGACTGAAGACTTTTTTTGTCAATTACCCCATGGATTTCGAAGGCACTGCGATCCACGTTTCAATAAGCTATGGGCTATCTTACGCAGGAGATGGAACTGATAATGCGATGTCTCTCCTGAAAAGGGCGGATAAGATGCTTTACAAGGCAAAGAAGAAAAAAAGTACAAGGCACTCCCACCTGTAA
- a CDS encoding 4-oxalocrotonate tautomerase family protein, which translates to MGKFVFGKGGSMPYVNIKITKEGVTSEKKAQLIHGVTKLLADVLGKNPQTTVVVIEEIDTDNWGIGGETVTVRRQRKQ; encoded by the coding sequence ATAGGCAAATTTGTCTTTGGGAAAGGAGGATCTATGCCCTACGTAAATATCAAGATAACCAAGGAAGGTGTTACGTCAGAAAAAAAAGCCCAGCTTATTCATGGAGTAACAAAACTTCTTGCGGATGTGTTAGGTAAAAATCCTCAAACAACGGTTGTTGTCATAGAAGAAATCGATACAGACAACTGGGGTATCGGTGGGGAAACTGTCACCGTACGTCGACAGCGCAAACAATGA
- a CDS encoding LEA type 2 family protein yields the protein MKKQCLISVFALSILLVSCLSWILEKPSFVLREIILRPRSFTEMNLLLGLEVQNPNRFDLTLKSFEYTIYLNSEEIGNGRLEKELLIPSSSITRVQVPVVAKFKDLGGSLKTIITGDDLPYKIEGKTDIKTAFGCLNFPFSKEGHINLKN from the coding sequence GTGAAAAAGCAATGCCTTATCAGCGTCTTTGCCCTTTCTATTCTGCTTGTGTCTTGCCTGAGTTGGATCCTGGAAAAGCCCTCCTTTGTCCTTCGCGAGATCATCCTCAGACCCCGCTCCTTTACAGAGATGAATCTTCTCCTCGGTCTCGAGGTACAAAATCCGAATCGTTTTGACCTTACGCTCAAGTCTTTTGAATACACTATTTACCTTAACAGTGAAGAAATCGGGAACGGGCGTTTGGAAAAGGAACTCCTGATTCCCTCGTCATCAATAACACGGGTACAGGTACCTGTCGTTGCAAAGTTCAAAGACTTGGGTGGAAGCCTGAAGACCATTATTACCGGTGATGACTTGCCTTATAAGATAGAAGGAAAGACCGACATCAAAACGGCCTTCGGATGCCTCAATTTCCCTTTTTCAAAAGAAGGGCATATTAATTTGAAAAATTAA
- a CDS encoding caspase family protein: MQAMSIRIFLILFILFLIRPYALQAATEQRSALVIGNSAYSSGPLKNPVNDAADMAAMLKKLGFSVTLKKNASLQEMEEAIESFGNRLKRGGVGLFYYAGHGVQVNGVNYLLPIGAKINKEADVKYQAVDANKILDEMATANNGLNIVMLDACRDNPFARSFRNATRGLAIVSSAPSGTFISYSTSPGNVARDGDGRNSPYTAALLKYMQAPGLTISDVFINVRAKVKKETGQVPWELSSLEGQFYFMPGSEKRITDVSPSGKSLTDKYESNISVTDELDDESRKLEDEERKLEKEKVLLEKKKALKEKRQKIDEEKASLEAKKSTTLAMAKRPSQPTAGETARDGRFIAYDNGTVLDTRTNQMWAARDNGSGINWQDAKNYCENYRGGGYTDWRMPALDELAGLYDAGKTYKSGCGYDVHLTELIRLTCVAPWASETRGSVAAQFDFNGGGRYWFPPGTGPIYRALPVRSGK; the protein is encoded by the coding sequence ATGCAAGCCATGTCTATAAGAATCTTCCTTATTCTGTTTATCCTTTTTCTTATCCGTCCGTATGCATTGCAGGCAGCGACGGAGCAGCGCAGCGCACTCGTCATCGGCAACAGCGCCTACAGTTCCGGTCCTCTGAAGAATCCGGTCAATGACGCCGCGGATATGGCCGCCATGCTGAAGAAACTTGGGTTTTCCGTTACGCTCAAGAAAAATGCCAGCCTGCAGGAAATGGAAGAGGCCATTGAGTCGTTTGGCAACCGCCTGAAGAGGGGCGGTGTGGGTTTATTTTACTATGCCGGCCACGGCGTGCAGGTTAATGGCGTGAATTACCTGCTGCCGATTGGCGCGAAGATAAACAAGGAGGCCGACGTCAAATATCAGGCTGTCGATGCCAATAAAATCCTCGATGAAATGGCCACCGCCAACAATGGTTTGAATATTGTCATGCTCGATGCCTGTCGGGACAATCCTTTCGCCCGCAGCTTCCGAAACGCCACTAGGGGTCTGGCTATCGTCAGCAGCGCGCCATCGGGCACTTTCATTTCCTATTCCACCAGCCCCGGAAACGTAGCCCGGGATGGAGACGGGCGTAACAGCCCATACACGGCGGCATTGCTCAAGTATATGCAGGCCCCCGGACTGACCATAAGCGATGTATTCATTAATGTGCGCGCAAAGGTGAAGAAGGAAACGGGTCAGGTGCCCTGGGAATTATCCTCTCTGGAGGGACAGTTCTATTTCATGCCCGGATCGGAGAAAAGGATAACAGACGTCTCTCCATCGGGAAAATCGCTAACAGACAAATATGAATCCAATATATCAGTCACAGATGAGCTGGATGACGAAAGCAGGAAATTGGAAGATGAAGAGCGCAAGCTGGAAAAGGAGAAGGTGCTGCTGGAGAAAAAGAAAGCACTGAAGGAGAAACGGCAGAAAATAGACGAGGAGAAGGCTTCTCTGGAGGCGAAAAAGAGCACGACCCTCGCCATGGCGAAACGCCCCTCTCAACCCACAGCCGGGGAAACCGCCAGGGACGGTCGTTTTATTGCCTATGACAACGGGACAGTCCTGGACACGCGGACGAACCAGATGTGGGCGGCGAGGGACAATGGGTCTGGAATTAACTGGCAAGATGCCAAGAACTATTGTGAGAATTATCGGGGAGGTGGGTACACGGACTGGCGGATGCCGGCGCTGGATGAGTTGGCGGGGTTATATGATGCGGGTAAAACTTATAAATCTGGCTGCGGTTATGATGTCCATTTAACGGAATTGATTCGTCTTACTTGTGTTGCTCCCTGGGCATCTGAGACGCGCGGTTCCGTTGCTGCCCAATTCGATTTCAACGGTGGCGGGCGGTACTGGTTTCCCCCGGGGACCGGCCCCATCTACCGGGCACTCCCGGTGCGTTCTGGCAAATAG